CCGGTGGGAACGTTCGTCAAACTACTGGCGCGCACGGCCAGCGCCTAGAGATCAGAGCCGGAGAAGTGCGAGCGCCAATTACAGATCTTCGACGCGGCCGGTGCTGTCGCCCAGATGGTCGGCATGCGCGTCGATGCGATCCAGTAGCGACAGCCACAGATTATTGAGCGGCGTTTCCTTGTCGAGCTTGACGTGCCGGCCGGCTTGAATGGTGCCGCCGCCGCGCCCCGCGACCAAGACCGGCAGATTGTCGTGATTGTGGGCGTTGCCGTCTCCCAGGCCGCTGCCGTAGGCGATCATCGCCTGATCCAGCAGCGTGCCGTCTCCCTCGCGAACCGAGTGCAGCTTGTCGAGCAAGTAGGCCAGATTCTCGACGTGAAATTTGTTGATCTGGCTGATCTTGGCGTGCTTCTCTTTGTCGCCGCCATGATGAGACAGATCATGATGTCCCTCAGGCACGCCGATGAACGAATAGCTGCGATTGCTGCCCGCATTGCCAAACATAAAGGTCGCCACGCGCGTCAGATCGGCTTGGAACGCCAACACCAGCAGATCGCTCATCAGCCGCATGTGCTCGGCATGCTCCTGCGGGATGCCATCGGGCCGATCGAATTTCGGTAGCTCGCGCGTGGCTGTCTGCTCGGCACGTGTAATCCGCTGCTCGACTTCGCGCACCGCGGTCAGGTACTCGTCCATTTTGCGTTGATCGGTGGCGCCCAGTTGTGACTTCAACCGGCTGGCGTCTTCGCGGACGAAATCCAAGATGCTCTTTTGATACTGCTGCCGATTCGCGCGGGCCTGCTCGGTCTCGGTGCTCGGCCGGGCGCCGAAGAGACGTTCGAAGACCAGGCGCGGGTCGACTTCCTTGGGAAGCGGCGACGTCGCCGACCGCCAGGCCATGTTGGACGAATACGCACAGCTATAGCCCGAATCACAATTGCCCGATTGCGCGCCCCGGTCGACACCCAGTTCGAGCGAGGCAAACCGCGTGCGATGGCCGACTTGTTGAGCGGCCACTTGATCGGCCGAAACGCCGATGTGGATATTCGCGCCGTTGGTTTTATAGGCCTGGCAGCCGGTCAGAAAGCTCGACAGCGCGCGGGCGTGATCGCCGGCGCCGTCGCCATTGGCGCGCCCTTTGTCTTGGGCGAGCCCGCTGAAAACCGTCACCTGTTCACGATGCGCCGCCAGCGGCGCCAACGTCGGCGGCAATTCAAAGTCACGGCCGGTCGTCGTGGGGGACCAGTTCGGCAGATGGACACCGTTCGGGACATAGACGAATGCCAGCCGTCGCGGCAAGGTCGCCAGTGCCGTCGCCTCGGCCCGCGCCCGCAACGGCAACACCGCGTCGAATAGCGGTAAAGTCAGGGCCGTTCCCAACCCCTTCAACACGGTACGTCGCGAGAGATGATTGTGGCCAGGCATCATTCGACTCCTTGCGCGCGTCGCATCTGAAAGGGCTCGCTTCTTACAACATCTAACACCAACGACGAGAACTTGTATTCTTGCGTTTTCAAATGGCTGGTGATGTCGTACACCGCCTGCGTATCGTAAGCCTCCAGCCCGCGGCCCAGGGCGTAGGTTAACATCTTCCGCACCAGGCTGCGAGCAAACAGCTCGGGCCGGGCCTTGAGAATGTCCCGCAATTCGGCACCGCCGGAAAAGCTCTTGCCGCCGGGCAGCGTGCCCGAGGCGTTGATCTCGTGATCGTCGTCACGATCGCGCCAGGCGCCTACGGCGTCAAAGTTCTCCAAGGCAAAGCCCAGCGGGTCCATGCGGGCGTGGCACGAGGCGCAGCTCGCGTTGGCGCGATGCTGTTCCATTTTCTGACGCAGGGTCCCTTCCAGCTTTACCTGTTCCAGCTCTTGCACGCCCGGAGGGGGTGGAGGAGGGGGCGTTCCCAGGATCTGCTCCATGATCCATTTGCCACGTTTCACCGGCGAGGTGCGCGTGGGGTTCGAGGTGACCGTCAGTACGCTGGCCTGCGTGATCACGCCGCCGCGGCGACGATCCGGTAGCGCCACACGGCGGAACTCTTTCCCCTCGACACCTTCGATGCCGTAGTGCTTGGCCAACCGCTCGTTGAGAAAGGTGTAATCGGCGTCCAACAAATCGAGCACGCTGCGATCGTCGTGCACGATGCTGGCGAAGAACATCTCGGTCTCGCGCAGCATCGCCGCACGCAACTCGTTGTCAAAACCTTTGAATCGTTTGCGATCCGGCGACGCCAGGCTCAGGTTGCGGAGTTGCAGCCACTGCCCGGCGAAGTTTTCCACGAGCGCCTGCGACTTTGGGTCGGCCAGCATCCGCTTGACTTGCGCTTCGAGCACCTCGTCGCGCGAGAGTTGCCCCGCTTCGGCCAGGCGAAACAGCTCTTCGTCGGGCATGCTGTTCCACAAAAAGTACGACAGCCGCGCGGCAAGCTGATGGTTATCGATCTGGTGCACCGGTAGATCGCGGCCGCTGCCAGCGTCGAGTTCGACCCGAAATAGGAAATAAGGCGAGACGAGCGCCGCCTGTACGGCCAGCCGAATGCCCTCCTCGAACGAGTCGCCGTTGGCGCGAGCCAGCAGATAGAAATGAGTCAGTCGCTCCACCTCTTCCGACGTGACCGGGCGGCGATACGCACGGCTGCCGAAGCGGGTCAGAATCTCCCGGGCGCAGGCTTCCTCGTCTCCCGCCGGTTCGCGAAAGATAATCCGCCGGTGCGGCGCGGGGGGCGGACCGATCTCACCGTAAGGGCCATCGACTTCGATCCACTCGATGATCAGATTTCGGTCGCGCCGTGCCGGATCGGGCTCTTCGAGATCGACAAAGTTGTTGATATACGCGGCAGCCACGCGCTGCTTGCCGGACGTGATATGGGTGCGCGTTTCAAAAACCGCCGGACTGTCGGCCACGGCTTTGACGTCGAACGTGAACACATCCTGCCCGGCCACCCGCAAAGTCATCCGCGCCGGTTCTGATCCGGCTTGCTCGGCATAGGCGCGGCAGCGGACAATATATTCGCCATCGGCCGCGAACGTTGGCTCGACGAAGACTTCTCCCTCGGTGTTCAGGCGGCCGGCCGGTGCCCCTTTGGCGCCCGTCAGGGTCGATCGCATTTGTCCGGCCGCGAAGCGACGTGTCGTTGGGTCAGGGGGCCATTGCGTGACGATCGCCTCGCTGGCAATCTTCTCGGCAGCAGCCAGATACTTCTCGAGCAGGATCGGCGGCATCGACAGCACGTCGCCGATGTTGTCGAAGCCATAGCCCACGTCGTCCGATGGAAAATCTTCGGCCGGCTTGAACGCCACGCCTACCAGGTCGCGGATCGTGTTGTCGTACTCGGCCCGATTCAAGCGGCGAATCGTCACGCGCCCCGGGTCGCGATGACCGGTCGTTCCCAACGTGGCCAGTTGGCCGATGACCCAGGAGTTGACCGCGGCGATTTCGTCGGCCGTGGGCTGCGGCTGATCCTCGGGGGGCATGATGCCGGCTTCAAGGTATTCGACGACTTGCGCCCAGTGCTCGCGATCCTTCCGCAGGGCCGCAGCGTCGGCGACGCCGTCGAGCGAAAGCGCGGCCTTGGGCTCGTCGCCGCCGTGGCAGCCGGTGCAGTATGTGGCCAGAAACGGTTGCAGCTTCTCTGCAAAAAACTTGCCATCGCCCGCAGAGACGTCTGCCCCGAGCGCGATCGTCGCGGCAACGAGGCCGATGATCGTGATCGGCAGGCGCAGACGTGGCAAATCGCAAGGCTGCATGAGTCGAAGCATTGGCTGGCGGGATGCGCGCGCAGGTGGACGCCCGCGCGGGTGGGGACAGTCACACCCACCATTGTATAAAGCCGCGTCGATGCGTGTCCATGCGGCAGTTCCGTCTGGCGAGGCGCGAGCAAAACCGACAGGTTCCGCGTCCCACGCCTGCACCCTCCCCAGAATGTGGCAAAAAACGGGGGGGACTGGCAGCATTCTCTCGCGCGATTCACCGAGCCAAATAAATGGCTGACTTCTCGTCTTCGCAATTCCTGGAATCCGTCGCCACCCGGGGTCGGAATGGCTAGGCTAAAGGTCGCGTCGCGAAAAGCTCAATCGGGGGAGACATTCATGATGAAATCTGCTTGCTCGTCGCCTGCTCGCGCTGGCTATGCGGGGGTCGCCTTGGTCACCTTCGTTCTGGCCATGCCGGCTCGCGCGGCCGACGATCGACAGGTCAAGGTTCAACCGGATGCCCTGCACTTCGGCACGGTTCGCCAGGGCGCTATTGCCGAAGGTAGCGTGCGGGTCTTGATGAAAGGGGATTCGGCCGACGGCATTGACGCGCGGGCCGAAGCACCTGCATTCTTGAAAGTGCTCGACGTCAAGACCGGCACGCATACTTACAGCAACCTGGGATCGAGAGTCTATTGCGACGTGATGGTTGCGGTTGATACCGAGAAGGTGGGAAATTTCGCTGGCTTGCTCCGGCTTCACGTGGGCGGCGAATCCGTGTCACCGCGGGTCACCGTAACCGTCGCGCCGCGGGCCGCCGAATCGATCCGGATCCTGGTGGCCAATACTCCGTTCGAAAAGTTCTCGACGTCCGATAGCCACATTTTCGACACCTGGAAAGAGATCGTCGAGACGGGCAATCTGGACCCAGATTATCTGGACCTTGGGCAGGGACCGGTGCTGCGCAATCTGGACTTGTCGCAGTATGACGTGATTTTCCTCTCGGGCGGGGGTATCGTCGGCATTCACGAGGAGGACTACGCCCGGTTAAAAGATTTCATCGTGCAGGGGGGCCACGTGGTCATTGCCGCCAGCCATTTCATGGGCGGCTCGGTCCCGAAGGCGAATCGTATCTTGGCCGAATGTGGGCTGCAGATGCGCGATTCGGAATTGCAGGACGAGGTAGTGATCGGCAAGGCAAAGGATCTACCTCGTTCCGAATTCACCGAGGGGGTGACGTCGTTGCGCGTGCACCGGCTGACGCCCGTAAAGGTCGAAGAGGGGGCCACGGCCACGTACTTGATCAAAGGCGCGCCCGATGGCGAAGGCTTTGCGGCCCTGGGTCGATTCGGCAAGGGGAGCGTGGTGGCGTTAGGCGTTCCGCTGTGGTGGAGTTGGATCGCCGGCGAACGGGCCACGAACGCGGACAATGCCCGGTTCCTGCAAAACGTCTTGAGCCGAACCAAGGCTCGGTAGCGGACAAATCGCGTGGAAATAACGGCCTACGAGCCGACGGGGCCGTGGTCGGTGATTCCTTCCACGGCTTGCCGCACGGCGTCGACCAGTTGCCGGGGCTCGAAGGGTTTTTCGAGCAATTGAAAGACGTTCAAGTCCTCGATCTGCTGCCGCACCATACTGGCGCCCAGCCCCGTGATGAAAATGATCCGCAGGTCGGGAAACCGTTTGCGTAGCACGCGCGCCAGGTCGGCGCCGGTGCTGCGGTCGCCAATCAGCCAGTCCGCCACCAGAACATCGGGCCGAAAATCCGTGCTTTGATTGGCCGCATCCAGAGCCGTTGCTACGGCTACGACTTCGTTGCCAGCTTGAGTGAGGAAGAACTTCAGACTGGCTCGGTAGCCCGCCTCGTCGTCGACAACTAACACCTTCGCCATACGGCGCCTCCCGCGGGAAGGGCGTTTGATGTGCGTGCCACGCCTCACACCGACGTCTGCTCCCTTGCCAGGAGCAGCTCGCAAATCAGCAAGGCGAGGCCCGCCACGAAACGCGACCGCAAGACAAGCACCGGATCGATGCGCAGCACTTTTATCTGTCAGCAGGGGCGCAGGCCCAATGCCAACCAGCACCGGCCAACCAATAGCGGCGCAGTGTGCGCGGGCGCACGCCGAACTGGTCAGCCTTTACTGAGAAAAAGTCGCAACGCTAAGACCGGCGCGCCGTGCGTGTGGCAGGCGTCACCTTATTGCTTGATGCACCACATCAACTGACGGATCTCGACCGAACGCATAGCCGACAAGACCTGTGGGTCGTGCCGTTGCCTCCTCTGCGTTGTTTCCGCCGTGTGTCTCCCGCTGCGCTTTGCCTGCCCGGCCTGCCGCTTCTCCGCCGAATGGCGGTACCCCGATAAAGCGCCAACCACGAGTGAGCTGCGAAAATAGATTCGCGAATTCTAGCAACTCGGCGGAGCACAATTCAAGTCCATTCTGCGCGCTTTCTTTTTCGCATGGTGGTTTTCAACTAACAGGAATTCATCCCCCGATGCGTCGCACGCAAAGGGCCATACACGCTTCGGGCGTCGATCATTTTCGCGCCTCGTTTCGCAGCGCCTCGCTGCGCCGCGGCCGCACTGTTCGGTCGCAGCCCTCATAACTTCGCGTCCGGGTCCATCCGCCCGTCGTGGTGTCGGATCCGGAAATTTTTGATCGGCAACGGCGCGTGGGCAGATTCACGACGCGATTGTTCACGCGCACGTTACCTACCGTACACCGCATTCGTTCTGGCGCGCGAGAGCGACGATGCGGCAAGCTTCAAAGCGTTGGCGCGACGTCACGCACGGTCGTACACGAACGTGTGACCATGGGCGCGCCCTTTAGGTAAACCGCATTGCGCCACCGGCGCCCGCCAACTCGAACGACCATGCTCCGCCGGCCCGTCAGTGCGCCGCGCTTTCTCGGTCTCAGCGAGGCCTTCGGCTACGCCTCGGCGAACGATTGGCGCCTGCGGCGGATCGCCAGAAGGTTACTACGGGATACCGCAAAGGAGGGGGATGCTAGCGTGGTCCTCATGCCACGCTCATCATGTCGGCCCTCGCTGGGAATGCCGGTAAAAGCTCGGGCACGGCCGCTATAGGCGGATTTCAACTACCGCTGATAGACTGAGGACGGATATGGTCCGAGCCGGAGTCCTTCATGTCCCGCATTTCGTCTTGCGCCTCCTGCCACGGCGACTTTCTGATTCCTGGAGCTTCGCAGCCCAAGGATCAGATGCGTTGCCCGTTGTGCAATGCGCAGTTCCTGGTGCAGGATGTGCTTGCTGGCAGCATTTTTGCGCCGCCCGAGGCGATACCGGTCGCACCCTCGGGCG
The sequence above is drawn from the Pirellulales bacterium genome and encodes:
- a CDS encoding DUF1552 domain-containing protein, with the protein product MPGHNHLSRRTVLKGLGTALTLPLFDAVLPLRARAEATALATLPRRLAFVYVPNGVHLPNWSPTTTGRDFELPPTLAPLAAHREQVTVFSGLAQDKGRANGDGAGDHARALSSFLTGCQAYKTNGANIHIGVSADQVAAQQVGHRTRFASLELGVDRGAQSGNCDSGYSCAYSSNMAWRSATSPLPKEVDPRLVFERLFGARPSTETEQARANRQQYQKSILDFVREDASRLKSQLGATDQRKMDEYLTAVREVEQRITRAEQTATRELPKFDRPDGIPQEHAEHMRLMSDLLVLAFQADLTRVATFMFGNAGSNRSYSFIGVPEGHHDLSHHGGDKEKHAKISQINKFHVENLAYLLDKLHSVREGDGTLLDQAMIAYGSGLGDGNAHNHDNLPVLVAGRGGGTIQAGRHVKLDKETPLNNLWLSLLDRIDAHADHLGDSTGRVEDL
- a CDS encoding DUF1592 domain-containing protein; amino-acid sequence: MQPCDLPRLRLPITIIGLVAATIALGADVSAGDGKFFAEKLQPFLATYCTGCHGGDEPKAALSLDGVADAAALRKDREHWAQVVEYLEAGIMPPEDQPQPTADEIAAVNSWVIGQLATLGTTGHRDPGRVTIRRLNRAEYDNTIRDLVGVAFKPAEDFPSDDVGYGFDNIGDVLSMPPILLEKYLAAAEKIASEAIVTQWPPDPTTRRFAAGQMRSTLTGAKGAPAGRLNTEGEVFVEPTFAADGEYIVRCRAYAEQAGSEPARMTLRVAGQDVFTFDVKAVADSPAVFETRTHITSGKQRVAAAYINNFVDLEEPDPARRDRNLIIEWIEVDGPYGEIGPPPAPHRRIIFREPAGDEEACAREILTRFGSRAYRRPVTSEEVERLTHFYLLARANGDSFEEGIRLAVQAALVSPYFLFRVELDAGSGRDLPVHQIDNHQLAARLSYFLWNSMPDEELFRLAEAGQLSRDEVLEAQVKRMLADPKSQALVENFAGQWLQLRNLSLASPDRKRFKGFDNELRAAMLRETEMFFASIVHDDRSVLDLLDADYTFLNERLAKHYGIEGVEGKEFRRVALPDRRRGGVITQASVLTVTSNPTRTSPVKRGKWIMEQILGTPPPPPPPGVQELEQVKLEGTLRQKMEQHRANASCASCHARMDPLGFALENFDAVGAWRDRDDDHEINASGTLPGGKSFSGGAELRDILKARPELFARSLVRKMLTYALGRGLEAYDTQAVYDITSHLKTQEYKFSSLVLDVVRSEPFQMRRAQGVE
- a CDS encoding response regulator, yielding MAKVLVVDDEAGYRASLKFFLTQAGNEVVAVATALDAANQSTDFRPDVLVADWLIGDRSTGADLARVLRKRFPDLRIIFITGLGASMVRQQIEDLNVFQLLEKPFEPRQLVDAVRQAVEGITDHGPVGS